cttaagctgataataaatgaaacactggcagcacttactgtgatgtgtcttgcatctagtatgtctgtttatctttatattgccctttttcattcagtggtagcctagtaacaggatgtaggagaagaatcacctttttttcccagttcttacatatttcgcatctttttgcatatttcacaatattcgcatactttgcaactttccgcaatttccccacataaaatggcacaaagaccctgcatatttattcgcataatcaaggatttttgcccgcggaatcaaggattttagcccgcgtttTTCCGGAGGGTctatattttgcttttattgaaaaaaaatagtagGTGATTTGAATATTGAAGTAAAATCTAACTTAAAAAGTTCAAGATAGTCCAAATAATTAGATGAAAGGCAGTGCAAACTTTGTCAAACACATAATTTGAAGTTACATGTCAAgtacaaaagcaaaacttttcATCCCTCCCAACGAATCGCGTGattggtggatgtgtgtgtgtgtggacgtgtgtgtgcatttctgtCCTGATAGAACCCCTATGCGAGTCTCTGAGACGATCTTATCACCGAGTCAGACAGAAATTCCTCCccgtctcacacacacacacacacacacaagttttGTTGGAGTCGCAGAGGGACGATCGGAGCAGATAGAAACCGAGCAAACTTCCAGTAGACATTTCCCTTTTCAAAGCGGGGCTGTTTGCTGTGGTTTCAACTGATCGGATGATAAAAGAGGCCAGGGCAAAGGTATGTATGGACCAcaccctgctgctgctctttttttttttttttttttaagctcccGTACATAACTGGTTTTaaaggaataaaataaaaagatgctAAAGTGCCAGAGCTCGTGTTCAATGCTTGTATTTGTTctaaagaaaacatcacaggcTTTAGAGGATTACCTGCACAAAAAGAAAGATCCGCAGACACTCCTGAAAGATCTCCCCAACATcaaggcttttttttcttccttacaGTCAATTCTTTGATACATGCTGGAGTAGGTTTTATGTTCAGCTTATTTCCTGTTATTGGAGCAGCGGTAGCTCAAACCGGGAGTCTTATAACCTGTCAAAGTTAACAATAAAAGCTACATGCAGATTTCTTGGCTGCCTCTGTTTACCCAAGTCTCGCTCCTACTTCTGCTCTTGGCCGGAGCTCCGGCTCTCGGCTCCAGCGTTCTGGTGTGGGGGGCAGGGGATCagagaccacacacacactcacagcctCGGATACACACTCCAACACAACACAAGTCGTAGGAAAACCGACGTCTTTCCACTCATTTCAACAGGCAGACAATAGGAGGTAGCTGTTCTCACCGCGCAGCATCCAGACGCCTCAAAGTCACAACCCAGAACTTGACTTTTGATTGACTTCTGACCTCGACTGAAGCAAACTTAGGGTGATTTTTGAACACAGTttccaaaaacaacattttgtcagaGCAAGGCGACTTAAAAAAGACTTTAAATTTATCGTTTTAACTTGTTTGAGGTTAAAAGTGTGCAATATGGAATGCTAGATGCTCATTTTTCTCCAACCGTTTCTGCACAAAAACGTctaaacagcctgcagttcatattatatgtggggtttttttaattctggAGGAATTTGCATGATAAAACTTGTATTATTTCAATGAAAATCAACAAATTATGGGTGTTTTTGGTCTGATTGTGGCCTGAAATGGAGGCCTTAGCTAGTGTTTTATTCCTGACAGTGGATAACCACATTTCTATTTGCACAGACAAATGGAAAatcaatggagaaaaaaaagcttctttttaaaattgctgATCAAAATCTAGACGAAAGGGAGACGACCCTCTGACAAATGTCCACCTTAATCTCAAAAATAACCACCATGCATTGAATCTTGGGATAGGTTTGGCACACGAAGGAGCCATCCATTGGGGGTTTTGCAGGACGGGAAAaaaaggacacattttgagGATGCATTTTAAAGATCCTTCTAAAGATCCCTCCTTCTCCGTTGTGCTGCTGGGATGCATTCTGCCTTTGAATGTAGCCTCACCGACCCGTCAAATTCTGGGTGTTTTTGAGCATTTTCTTCCTGGCGGTGGATAACTACATCTGCATTTGCACAAATAAATGGAAAACCAATGCAATTTCTGATCAAAATCTTCTAAAAGTGGTGCATTTGGACGACTCCTGACCTCAGTATTTCTAAAACTTCGCCCCCAGCGCTGAAGCTAAACATAGAAAACGTCCACAACAACTTCAACTTTAAACATCAGCTTTAACTGAGTTCATTTCTGGATGCAACAAAGTGTGGCCGGCCTGCCGCTGACTCTTCAGACAGCCCCAGGATGCTGTGACTGCTCTACGCAGACTTCATCGGTGCCCATTCACCTTTCAACACCGTCCACAAGTGAGCCCGGGGAGGCTTGATCGAGTGGGTTTGTGGGTTTCTTCTAACGCTACAAGGACCTCTCCACCCGACCCCAGCACGTAAACAAATAAAGCTCCAGTTTCATCATCTAGAGGGGGCTGTTTCCTGTCCAAACGCAGCCCTCCAGCCCCACAAACCCTCCCCTCTTTTCCACATATACGCACACAAAACTACACCTCCGCCTCATCAGAGCCGCTGGGCTCCCCCGCCCCCAAAGTGCCAGCCTCTTTCCACTGCTCAATTGCAGAGAGGAATGAAGGGATTTGAGGgaagaaagagggaaagagGGGGATGGGTGCTTGGAGAGGCGAAGGGGATTGGGAGTATGCACGGGGATCTTATTGCAGCTTCGTCCCAGTGAAATATTTTGCTGTGGAGAAAACGTAGACGggggaaagagagacagaaaggctACACTGCTGCGGCATCTAGGTAGCGAGACCCCAGACCCCCACCGAGCCCTCCATGCCTCCCTGACAATGGCAGCTTTATGCAGCCCACTTTTTGGTTGTCTTAGCAGCCTTTGAAAATAGCAGGAAAGCACAACATAACAGCAGTAAATATAATGAAGCCTTCAGGGTAAACATCCAGAGCGGATGCCCGGGACGTGGACTGAAGAGTGTGCAAGTCTGACGCCAAACTTccaaaaagttttacatctttctggTCACAATATCCGCGAGCTTCTGCAGGAATTATGCGAGTTACTCACCTGTGTAGTCTGTTGGCATGATGTGAGGCGGACTGGGGAGGAGGGGGGGCGCAGTTTCAGTGTAAGACAGAGTTGAGTCTGGTGGAAAAAGAGCAAACGTACAGGAGATGAGCTGGATGCAGGTCAGTTTAGGTAAACGATTCATCCTTTAAGGCTGAACACTTTATTGATCCGCTAAGGCAGGGGCGTCCacctcatcttagttcaggggccaaattcagcccagtttgatctccagtgggacggaccagtaaaaccacagcataataaccaataaataaccacaactcctaatttttCCTTagtttttagtgcaaaaaaagtacattctgaaaatgtctgaaaatgttcacatgtaagaaattgtttttttacaaaacataatGATCGAACTgaattttctgaagaaaaatcagttaaatttcaagtcaaaatgacagaagtcagacaaaaaaaagacaaaaaacaacaaaaacgaaacaaaatattacaaaaatgagatgcaaaatgacaaaaaacagacacaaaatcacaaaaaagagacaaaaatgaggcaaaaaacacgaaacaaaacaaaaaatttgacaaaagttacagacacaaaaaaatggacagatgACAAAAGctagacaaaaaattacacaagacGACACAGAcgatacacaaaatgaagaataaagcataacaaaaaataagaaaaaagtcaaaggcaagacaaaaaggaaacacaaaacggcaaaaataacaaaaatatgaggcaaacgacaaaagtcggacaaaaaaaacaacaaaaacaagacaaaatatcacaaaaatgagacacaaaatgattaaagaacaatgagcaatctggtattttactttctgatcaaaacaacttgtcatggtctagaaatgattctaaatttatagttttactaatttacaatctgcagttaatgtcttctctgtaatttttacactttgagggccggattggaccctctggaggaccacttttggaccacgggcctcatgttggacacccctgctctgaGGGATATTAAAGTTATTCTcatttatcaagaaaaatacaaaccaTCTTTTTTAGCTTCAGCTTTTCAAAGATTTGCACATCAACATGACAGAAGACAGATTATTGGAcatggaacttcaatctgaaaatattagaatatttgCTAAATTAATCAACATCGTCCTTCTGTGGGACTGCCTCTAACAGAGTCTTCCATCTACAGGGAAGATGAGCCCAGTTGTGCCACATTCAGAGCTAATCTGTGTTTACCGTCTAAAAATACGACCCTCTGTGTGtcatttacatgttttgtaaCGCGGTAACCATTTATCCAGACTCACCCAGTGGCTTGTGTTCGTCTGAACGAGAGTACGGAGGAGGAGGCGATTCTGGAAATAGACGGAAAGAAAACACGGTCAAGTTAAAGGCTAAATTATTAACTCTGCAAAAAAATACTCCAGAGCTAATCATCGTCTACATTATATAAGCTGATgcatgaaactgtaaaaacagtaagTGCATGTTACTGTGCAGAATGCTTACAGTTCgctttctattttatttattgtgtcaCAAACATGCATAATAACAAGGCACCAAAAGAAGCATTTAAGCAGTAAATCATTGTCAAACATGGATATGATATTACATCTGGACGGCTTTGTCTCATGGGTCAAAGTGAGGATTTGCTTCTTAACCCTGTAAGATCcatatatagaaaaaaaattaccaaaaataaataaataaaacaaacaaaaagattataaatacactgccagtcaaaagcTTGGACACACTTCCTCATTCCAGAAAGTGATATGTAAcctaaatatggaaaaaaaatgggcaaaaaaataaacaaataaatatataaaaagcccaaacatagaaaaaaatgacaaaaaaacaaaacttaaaaatgtatatacatACATGTGTATATATGCATCCTACTAatagaaaataatccaaaaataaaagtgatgttgtatttttgcaacagtgggcTTTACGgggttaaaacacagaaatttagGATATTTTTACCAAAACCTGCAGGAATTAAATTTAACATATCATATTTTGTCTTCAGGGAAACCATTAAAATACCTGTTTGAAAGCATTGCAGCTTTGCACacagagatctgttaaattaaatgttaaattaatcTACTAATTCACATAATAAGACttcatgttgttgttatttcCAATGAGACGATAAGAAGATAAGTATAGAAGACCTGAACAGGAATATACACTATCcagccttattttgaaaatcCTCACATATATAATTTAACATCAAAGGTCAGAGCCACTCAGACTCTGCAAGTATTTCTGCACAGAATGTGtcgttttctcttttttgattgtttttgattCATTCTCTGCTCGTCCTGCATCTTTATTGTGTCTCGGCTAACATTTTTGGTTCACACAGACTCTCAGGATAAACTTGTGCATGCAAAGCAGCTGTAAAATccgagcagagcagagcagcctGCATGTCCACAGTGGACTCAGAGTTTGTGGCTGCGGCCCTTTAAGAGCAGAGCCAGTAATTGCCGGAGTCCTCAGTCAGTCAGATACCCAGCGAGTCAGTCTGGCGCCAGCACTATGCAAACTGTATATTATCGGCACTCCTTCACCTAAATAACAAGAGGAGGACCTCCTTGTCAGAGGAAAAAGAGCCTAAGTGCAACTTGAGAGCGACCTTCATTTGGATGATGTGGGAAGCTGCAGAGTTTTTGCGCAGATTTAACAAAGTGTGTGATGTGTTTGGAATGTCGACAAGGAACCAAAGTAATGGTTTGGGGGGGAAAAAGAGTCATGAAAAGATTATAAAAGTGCAAGCCAGGCGATAAAACTGGAGAAAAGACAGgactgcattatttttttacattcagtttCCTTCACATGAGTTTCATTTGCAAATGAtctgagagaaagaaaacagtcataAATAATCCTGTGGCTGCATTGGACTCATTGTGATGTGATTAAAcactaaaatagaaaatattttcattcttCTGCAGCTGCAGGCTTCAGGCTGCAGCTAGATAAGCTGATTAATTGGAAATTTCTATGAATTCCATGTTGCCTTTCTGCTGCACTCATGAGGGCTGTCAGTCTTTGTGTTGCATTAATAAAAATGGAGATGCACTTCTAGTTTGTGTGAGATGATCTCTGCAGGCCTCCAGCTGATGCTGGGCCTTCAGGGGTCAACAAGGGACTCAGTGGGATCATGCTGGAGATGTTTTGAGCTTATTTTAGTGGAATTAAAGCAGACACTGATTGGTATTTGACATTCATGAGGTGTTTTCTCCTCTGGACCTGTCCTTACCTGGCCCACATAAGCGGCTGTAGTGATGCGGATTGCAGCACACCTTGGCGCTGTCCACCGAGCCGAAGCTCTGGCAGTGGCTCAGCGCCTTGAGTCGGGCTGAGAGCGGCAGGTCGCTCCAGCGGAACATCTTGCACAGGAGGTGCTGTGGAGAGACCAGATGAGCCCCGAGCCGCAGCTCCGTGCTCGGCACCATGACGCACTCGCTCGGTACTCCTCCTCTGGTCTCCACAGCCTTCACCAGGGCGTCCAGACATCTCTCCTTCAGTCTTTTCAAAAATGCATGAGCGGTGCTCGCCAGTTCCTCCTCCAGACCCGCACGCCTCGGTGCGCACTGACATGGGCCACCTCCATCTTTCCTCGGGGCCCAGTAAGGGCTCCGAGACCTCAGATCCCATTCTCCAAACAAACAACACGTCACCGTCCTACCGTCGCCCTCCTGCCCGCGCCGGGAGCCTCTGTGCTCCGGGACGCACATGGTCCCCCGGTCATCGTCGGGCTGCTCCTCGTCCTCCCTCTCCGCGCCCTCCGTCGGCTCTCCAGCCTCCTCGGCGACTCCCGGAGCCGGGTCAGCGTGCGTCACCGACCGCTGCTCGTGTCTGTGGAGCTTTCCTGAGTGTCTGCCGCACGGACCGTTCCGTCCTGCCTCCGCTCGCCTGCTTCCATCCCGCCCGTCGCTCTCGGTGACCAGACGGCTTCTCCAGAGTCGCCGTACGAGACCTGAGCGTTTCGACTTGAACATACGACAACCTAGACAGCTTTGGATGAGTCCTGTCGGTCCCGTCCGCTTCTCGGGAGATGCCACATCGATTTACATTCGTCGCGCAACACCGAGAGTTTGTGCCGCACGGTGCGCACAATATGCGCAGCCGGTGGTCGCAGTTTTCTGGCTCTCCGGCAGCATTAGAGGCAAATCTTCAGTCATGCGTTGCGTTAAACATCACCGAGCGTCTGCAGAGGGAGAAGGCTGCACGCCGCCGCTgctcagtgacctgctgtcgcCAACTCAATTAAGCCACAACTTCTGCCAGCCCTCTCACAAAGCCTTCAGCTCCCGAACACCCCGCAGATCCCGCACACAATCCACGGACCATAGCCAGACCGCCCAGGCACCGGGATCAGcttacagcaacaaaaaacgCCATCCGACGCACAAACCCAAAACTTTTCCAGAGTTTCTCCTTGACTTTCTCGAGGCTCTCGCTCCTTCCTTCAGCCCCGGAATAAATCCTCACGAAGCCGAAGTCCTGACGGTTCTTGTCGCCGCTCTGGAAGCTGCAGCTCTGCCTCGGTGTACCGGTTTGAGCCGCGATGACCGGAGAGTCCAGCACCAAACTCCAGGACGGATTCCGTGCTGAGAAGTTGTTTAAAAGAGAGCTGGAATTactctgctctgcctccactCCCCTGacagacacgcacacaaacacacacacacgcacacacactggaGTCAagctacacaaacacaagcaggaTTCACTTGTggatttcagaataaaagctccCTCATGCTGCTGCGGAAATAATGAAGAGATTGAgttaaaacacttttattttttttgttgtgatcCAAACGCTTACATCCatgtctttatatatatatatatatatatatacatatatatatatatatatatatatatatatatatatatatatatatatatatacatatatatataagtaaaaGAGATTACTATAAAACACAGAAGTTTTCTAACAATAGTGCAAATTTTCCCTCCAGAATActgttaaaaatttaaaatctgatgttttttagGCCCTAAAACAAGACAGACCGTCAGCAGCAGGCAAACTTTCTGAAGTACCCCAAATCTAGCACTggaacaaagacacaaaaacacgaAACTaactctttgtctctttgtcgctttgtctctttgtatgtctttttgtctctttttcctctATGTATCTCTGTCTTCGTCTCTATATCCTTCTATCTCCCTATGTCTCTATATCTCgaaatgtctgtctgtatacaccccctgtcaaaatgttttgagacactttctcattcaaataaattagaacctgtctcaaaacttttgacagggggtgtatttctgtttgtctgtatctCTCTACAGCTCTATGTCTTTATTTCTCTCTATATCTCTACCTTTCTATGTCTCTATATGTCCGTCTCTCTTTATTTCTATATCTCTCTATATCTCCCTACAACTCTCTGTCTCTCTATGTCTGTCTGtatcttgtcattttgtctttctatCTTGATGTATCTCTATATCtcttatctatctatctatctatctatctatctatctatctatctatctatctatctatctatctgtctatctgtctatctgtctgtctgtctgtctgtctgtctatctatctgtctctgtctgtctgtctgtctctctcgctATAGCTCTATGCCTCTCTATTTCTATATCTCTCTACAGCTCTATGTCTCTCTATAtcttgtctctctgtctgtctatatCTCAGTGTATCTCTATATCTGTCAATGTATTTATCTCTATCTCCATGGCTCTTTGTCTCTCTATTATCTCTATAGTTCTCTATATTTCTATCCCTATATCTTTATTTCTCTAAATATCTCCATATCTCTATATCTGTCTACAAGCTCTATGTCTCTCTATATCTCCATCTACTTCAATATCTCTATATTTCTATGTCTCCATGTCTCTATATCTTCAGTTCTCTCTATATCTCTCCATATCTCTATATCTATCTACAACTCTATATCTTTATATCTCCTTGTCTCTCTATATCTCTATTTATCTCTATATCTGTTTGTCTCTCTACGTCTTTCTTGCTCTATATATCTTGACGCCTCTTTATCTCTTAATTATCACTATATCTTTAAATTTCTATCTCTCTCTGTATTTCCCTATACCTCTCTATATCTCATAGTCTCTCTATTATCTCTACTGTAAAAACAGATCATGTGAAATGACCAAAGATTCACATTCATTGGTATATAATGTCTagaatacagccatggccataagtttggacacaagtaccatgatgcttgtgaatcttagaaaatagcacaaaattgtcacttacaatatacttatgttctgtaatagacatcaaaacagacataagtcatgctgtgtccaaacttatggccatggctgtatgtttAATAATCAACAATTTGTTGCACAGTAATgctcatacatttttaaaagaatcaaATGTTGTAATTGACCAGCAGCTACAGTTCCTGGTGTCTACAGAGACAAATACTGTATGAATTCAGGAtgtcaactgggatagactccagcaccccccatgaccctagtgaggatgaagcggtgtataaaggatggatggatggaagttccaAAAtgccatgcttttattttgaaaccgAAATCACAGAGTctcttgtttatttctgttcacagtgattctctctctctctctctctctctctctctccctccctctctctctctctcgctctcgctctcgctctctctctctctctcttcagttTGCTTTACTGGTGCAAATGCCAATGAAATTATGACAATtgtaattattgttattgtaaAACCAaaagaagcagccaaatgtgccTTTGAACTGTTTCCTCGTGCATCTTACTCAGCCAGCCTGTCGTCAGTTTTCTATCCGTATTTTCAGTTGATGATGAAGTCgttcctgctgctgaggagaatcTGGAGCTTCAGGATGTGACCTTCTTCTGCAAAGAAACAATGAAGCTTGAACATCAGCATGCTGAAAATAATACAGGAACTCTCTGTCTCCTATGTGGTTATCTGGCAACGAAGAGCCCTTTCTGAAGTACCTCCATATCTAATACTGTAACAGAGACCCAAAGAGACCAAGAAgcctctttgtgtctttgtcgcTTTGCCTCTTTGtatgtctttttgtctctttgtatatttctgtctttatctCTATATCTTTTTATATCTCCCTATGTCTCTCTATATTTCGTTGTCTCTCTATATCTTTATTTCTCTCTATATCTCCATGTCTCCAAAATTTGATGTCTCTCTATGTCTCTATATCTTTGTCTCTATGTCTCTCTGTACCTCTATATGTCTATCTCTATGTCTCTATCTGCGTATGTCTCTATAGCTTTGTCTCTCTTTATTTGCATATTATtatatctctctctctatctacCTACAGCTATatgtttctctgtctctctatgTCTCTCTATATCTTGATGCATCTCTatatctctttctctctctataTCTCTATAtctttattacctccgccaaggaggttatgtgacacccggcgtttgtgtccatctgtctgtctgtctgttagcaagataactcaaaaacgcctgggcacattcacatgaaatttggaggggatgtagactatggtaagaggaagagctgatttaattttggtggcaatccggaaaggatcctggattgtggatcattttgaattttttagtatgttttagtatgtgatccaaaataggacaaaaacatcataggttagtatgtcgtccaacaaattgaaacaaggtgtccagatagctcaacttgttaagaaggtgatttgtaaacaaaactgtgtcagagacacaagttcaattccagctcatgatcctttactgcatgggtttcctgtctATCCtaggcggaggtctgcactctctgagtgcttttttagTTTCTCTCTGTATTGCTGTGTCTCCTTTTCTCTATTATCTGTATCTCAATGTATCTCTTAatctctttgtctctgtgtctctttatttctctctgtATCTCCATGTCACTTTGTCTATCATCTCAGTCTCTATATGTCTCTATAATTCTTTGTCTCTCTACATCTCAATGTATCTTTATGCCTCGAGATACCATATCTCTATATCTCTCTACAGTTCTGTCATTTTATCTCTCTGTTATCTCTATATCTATAGACATGTATCTATATGTCTATTCTCTATATCTCTATATCTCTATGCCTCTCTGTATCTTTATTCTCTCTATATCTCTATATGTCTTTGTCTCTCTATTACCTCTATTTTTCATTGTCTCTCTGTATCTCTGTATCTATATTTCTCTCTATATATCTCTGTCTCTATATATCTCTATATGTCTATGTATCTCTGTATCTTTATTTTGTTCTACATCTCTCTATATCTCTACATATCTCTATATCTCTCTAcagctctgtctctgtttataacctcctctctccctctgtctccctctctctctttgtctctctccctttctctctctccctccctccctccctctgtctttctgtctccctctgtctctctcccccttTCTGTCTCcccctttctgtctctctctcagggCCCCAGAGGAAAGCTCTGGAGCCATTGGTTGATT
This genomic interval from Acanthochromis polyacanthus isolate Apoly-LR-REF ecotype Palm Island chromosome 2, KAUST_Apoly_ChrSc, whole genome shotgun sequence contains the following:
- the LOC110963219 gene encoding mothers against decapentaplegic homolog 6-like; translation: MFKSKRSGLVRRLWRSRLVTESDGRDGSRRAEAGRNGPCGRHSGKLHRHEQRSVTHADPAPGVAEEAGEPTEGAEREDEEQPDDDRGTMCVPEHRGSRRGQEGDGRTVTCCLFGEWDLRSRSPYWAPRKDGGGPCQCAPRRAGLEEELASTAHAFLKRLKERCLDALVKAVETRGGVPSECVMVPSTELRLGAHLVSPQHLLCKMFRWSDLPLSARLKALSHCQSFGSVDSAKVCCNPHHYSRLCGPESPPPPYSRSDEHKPLDSTLSYTETAPPLLPSPPHIMPTDYTDTGTSLGSSSSGGHRSHWCSVAYWEQRTRVGRLYPAYEPSLSIFYDLPQGTGLCLGQLQANAYHSRRDDPGGHGSSGLHGHGGGGSSSSSVQQIRSKIGFGIVLSREPDGVWVYNRSQHPVFVHSPTLDPPSARGLSVKRVMPGFSLKVFDYECSSWMAEHGVKPESQEGPWDPHSVRISFAKGWGPCYSRQFITSCPCWLEVLLNNHRWHTDVQTHRRRPDPVS